A single genomic interval of Trueperaceae bacterium harbors:
- a CDS encoding NAD(P)-binding domain-containing protein, producing the protein MEGLTLVGVSHRRGGGEALEAYGRAYADAPVEARLADLGVEAYLVLATCNRVDVIVHRPEGVGPEDVRDVLTPAGAPRRPYLYDGEAAFEQLARIAASLDALNPGEDQVMRQVRDAAKAARHTKRVDATLSFAIDAALRVAKAVRREVTLAPRDTSLYSLARPAVDAHLDATSAPTLALLGAGDMAHVVARALPARDDLRVVVINRTASRAEALADALRPRVGAVRALTLEDARTAPPAADVLVAATGGGLQVDAAWLDAAPATRLLVDLGMPRAVDAVAGRARDRTVVDVDTLEREGAARRAELEAHLADAERVLRTGVDAEMAAWAEARLGPAIRAMTAWLRETLEGEVDDATAATLARRLAHVPVKGLRAVAREHGVDAARTFLAETGLADDDASPETATGDDGAAANADEGDDATRTAVLTRGAA; encoded by the coding sequence ATGGAAGGGCTGACGTTGGTCGGGGTGTCGCACCGTCGTGGGGGCGGCGAGGCGTTGGAGGCGTACGGACGCGCGTACGCCGACGCCCCCGTGGAGGCCCGACTCGCGGACCTGGGCGTCGAGGCGTACCTGGTGCTTGCGACCTGCAACCGCGTGGACGTGATCGTGCACCGCCCCGAAGGGGTGGGGCCCGAGGACGTGCGCGACGTCCTCACGCCGGCCGGCGCCCCGCGCCGGCCGTACCTGTACGACGGCGAAGCGGCGTTCGAGCAGTTGGCCCGCATCGCGGCGTCGCTCGACGCGCTCAACCCCGGCGAGGACCAGGTCATGCGGCAGGTGCGCGACGCAGCGAAGGCCGCGCGCCACACGAAACGCGTGGATGCGACCCTCTCCTTCGCGATCGACGCCGCCCTGCGCGTCGCGAAGGCCGTGCGGCGCGAGGTGACCCTCGCACCGCGCGACACGTCGCTGTACAGCCTCGCGCGACCCGCCGTCGACGCCCACCTCGACGCCACGTCCGCCCCGACGCTCGCGCTGCTCGGGGCGGGCGACATGGCGCACGTCGTCGCGCGGGCGTTGCCGGCCCGCGACGACCTGCGCGTCGTGGTGATCAACCGCACCGCGTCGCGCGCCGAGGCGCTCGCCGACGCGCTCCGCCCCCGCGTCGGCGCGGTCCGCGCCCTGACGCTCGAGGACGCGCGCACCGCCCCGCCGGCCGCGGACGTCCTCGTCGCCGCCACCGGCGGCGGGCTGCAGGTCGACGCCGCCTGGCTCGACGCGGCCCCTGCCACGCGCCTGCTCGTCGACCTCGGCATGCCGCGCGCCGTCGACGCCGTCGCCGGCCGCGCGCGGGACCGAACGGTCGTCGACGTCGACACCCTCGAACGCGAGGGCGCCGCCCGCCGCGCGGAGCTCGAGGCGCACCTCGCCGACGCCGAACGCGTGCTGCGGACCGGTGTGGACGCCGAGATGGCGGCCTGGGCGGAGGCCCGCCTCGGGCCCGCCATCCGCGCCATGACCGCCTGGTTGCGCGAGACCCTCGAGGGGGAGGTCGACGACGCGACCGCCGCCACGCTCGCCCGCCGCCTCGCGCACGTCCCCGTGAAGGGCCTCCGGGCGGTCGCGCGGGAGCACGGCGTCGACGCCGCCCGCACCTTCCTCGCCGAGACCGGCCTGGCGGACGACGACGCGTCCCCCGAGACCGCGACGGGGGACGACGGGGCCGCTGCGAACGCGGACGAAGGGGACGACGCGACGCGCACCGCGGTCCTCACGCGGGGGGCGGCGTGA
- the hemC gene encoding hydroxymethylbilane synthase produces the protein MSPNGVVRIATRASDLALWQARHVQAELRRHGRDAELVKVTTRGDASRAPIAELGVGVFVKAVQDAVLEGRADVAVHSFKDLPGAPTDGLEIAAVPPRGPVHDVLLIAPHAHDPAAGALALATDARVGTGAVRRTHQLAALRPDVTSVPLRGNVPTRVAKATSGDVDAVLLAAAGLDRLALDVGDLVRVDLEPDAFLPAPAQGALALEIRRGDPLGDALTDLHDVAGFPPVAAERALLTLLDAGCQLPFGAYAVRDGGDVALAAWFEGARVDVRAAGPEAAARAAFDALGAGGAA, from the coding sequence GTGAGTCCGAACGGCGTCGTCCGCATCGCGACGCGCGCCAGCGACCTCGCCCTCTGGCAGGCCCGCCACGTGCAGGCCGAACTCCGCCGGCACGGCCGCGACGCGGAGCTCGTGAAGGTCACGACGCGCGGGGACGCGTCGCGCGCCCCCATCGCCGAGCTCGGCGTGGGGGTGTTCGTCAAAGCGGTCCAGGACGCCGTCCTCGAGGGCCGCGCCGACGTCGCGGTGCACAGCTTCAAGGACCTCCCCGGCGCGCCGACCGACGGCCTGGAGATCGCCGCCGTGCCGCCCCGCGGCCCCGTCCACGACGTCCTCCTGATCGCCCCGCACGCGCACGACCCCGCCGCCGGCGCGCTCGCCCTCGCCACCGACGCGCGCGTCGGGACCGGCGCGGTGCGCCGCACCCACCAACTCGCGGCCCTGCGCCCCGACGTGACGTCGGTCCCGCTCCGCGGGAACGTCCCCACCCGCGTCGCGAAGGCGACGTCGGGCGACGTCGACGCCGTCCTGCTGGCCGCCGCCGGCCTCGACCGGCTGGCGCTGGACGTCGGCGACCTGGTCCGCGTCGACCTCGAGCCCGACGCCTTCCTCCCGGCCCCCGCGCAGGGCGCGCTGGCGCTCGAGATCCGTCGCGGCGACCCGCTCGGGGACGCCCTCACCGACCTGCACGACGTCGCCGGCTTCCCCCCCGTCGCCGCGGAACGGGCGCTGCTGACGCTGCTCGACGCCGGCTGCCAACTGCCGTTCGGCGCGTACGCGGTGCGCGACGGCGGCGACGTGGCGCTCGCCGCCTGGTTCGAGGGCGCCCGCGTCGACGTGCGCGCCGCCGGCCCCGAAGCGGCGGCCCGCGCCGCCTTCGACGCGCTCGGGGCGGGGGGGGCGGCGTGA